In Candidatus Binatia bacterium, one DNA window encodes the following:
- the tatB gene encoding Sec-independent protein translocase protein TatB, which translates to MFGIGTPELLVILVVALIVLGPERLPEVARVLGRAMAELRRATSGLTDELHNAKILLEEQAQAAMREQAKPKPPDVPATPHPPSALGDFAPEKVADPAAEKKDHEHSEG; encoded by the coding sequence ATGTTTGGCATCGGAACCCCGGAACTGCTGGTCATCCTCGTCGTGGCGCTCATCGTGCTCGGGCCCGAGCGCTTGCCGGAGGTCGCGCGGGTTTTGGGCCGCGCGATGGCGGAGCTGCGACGGGCGACCAGTGGCCTGACGGACGAATTACATAACGCCAAAATCCTTTTGGAAGAGCAGGCGCAAGCCGCCATGCGGGAGCAGGCCAAGCCGAAACCTCCCGACGTCCCGGCTACCCCGCATCCGCCGAGCGCGCTGGGCGATTTCGCGCCGGAGAAAGTGGCGGACCCTGCTGCAGAGAAAAAGGACCATGAGCATTCGGAGGGGTAA